catcatctttcaggatttgaaatagctcaatggaattctatcacctccattagctttgtcagtactgatgcttcctaaggcccactttacattccaggatgtctggctctaggtgagtgatcacaccatcgtgattatctgggttgtgaagatcttttgtgtgtgtgtgtgtgtgtgtgaagatcttttttgtatagttcttcggtgtattcttgccacctcttcttaatatcttctgcttctgttaggtccataccatttctgacctttattgagcccatctttgcatgaaatgttccctaggtagctctcattttcttgaagagatctctagtctttcccattctattgttttcctctatttctttgcaccgatcactgaggaaggctttcttagctctccttgctattctttggaactttgcattcaaatgggtttatttttccttttctccttcaccttttgcttctcttcttttcacagttatttgaaggcctcctcaaacagccattttgctctttttcatttctttttcttggggatggtcttgatccctgtctcctgtacaatgtcatgaacctctgtccatagttcatcaggcactctatcagatctagtcccttgaatctatttctcacttccactgtataattgtaagggattttatttaggtcataactgcatggtctagtggttttccctactttcttcatttaagtctgaatttggcaataatggagttcatgatctgagccacagtcagatcccagtcttgtttttgctgactgtatagagcttctccatctttggctgcaaagaatataatcaatctgatttcagtgtcgaccatctggtgatgtccatgtgtagagtcttctcttgtgttgttggaagagggtgtttgctatgaccagtgcattctcttggcaaaactctattagcctttgccctgcttcatttcatactccaaggccaaatttgcctgttactccaggtgtttcttgacttcctacttttgcatttcagttccctataatgaaaagaacatctttttttggtgttagttctaaaaggtcttgtacatcttcacagaaccattcaacttcagcttcttcagcattactggtgggggcataggcttggattaccatgatattaaatggtttgccttggaaatgaacagagatcattctgtcagttttgagattgaatccaagcactgcattttggactcttgttgactatgatggctactccatttcttctaagggattcttgcccacagtagtagatacaatggtcatctgagtcaaattcacccattccagtccatcttagtttgctgattcctagaatgtcgatgtttactcttgccatctcctgtttgaccacttccaatttgccttgattcatggacctgacattccaggttcctatgcaatattgctctttaccaCATCTgacttacttccatcaccagtcacatccacagctgggtgttgtttttgctttggctccgtctcttcattctttctggagttatttctccacagaTCGCCAGTATCACACTGGGCACCTTCCTACCTGGGaacttcatctttcagtgtcctacctttttgccttttcatactgttcatggggttctcaaggcaagaatacggaggtggcttgccatgcccttctctagcaGACCACAACCtgtcagaagtctccaccatgaccagtccGTCCTGgatggccctacacagcatggctcatagtttcccTGAGTTAAACGAGGCTGTGGTCCATGATTAgagtggttagttttctgtgactgtggtttcagtctgcctgccctccgatgccctctctcagcgcctactgtcttactggggtttctctgaccttggacgtggggtatctcctcagcCGCCTGCCGCTCCAGTGCCGTGCAGCCACGGCTCTTATGTAGGTAAGATGGAATCAGGAGTAACAAGAACATGTATTGGAGGAAATAACTTTGTTCCTTCAGTACAAATCTGGAGAGGGAGGCCAGTGAGGAGGATAAATGAACAAGATATCATGTGATGTGGGAGTTAACATATCCTTTTGCAAGTGATAAGAAGCTATCAAAGAAACTTACTATAAAGAAGGAAGCAAACGATGGACTATGTTAGAAAGTTCAGTGGAAAAGGCAGATTGGAGTGGGCCCAGGAGTGTTTGCCTATCAGCACCTTGTTTCTATTCTATATgatcttcccttttaaaaaaagtccAAACTGTAcaatttcaaactttaaaaatattctgaaatttgaatttttcaagAATCTTCATCTTTCCCTCCACATACATTTTCTCCTAATAGGCcccgtgtgtgtgctcagtcacagatgtgaccccatgcactgtagcctgccaggctcctctgtccatggaaccttCCAGaggatatgggagtgggttgtcatttactactccaggggatcttcccaacccagggatcaaacccatgtcttttacatttcctgcattggcaggcagattctttaccaccgtgccaccagggaagctccttataGACCCTATGGCAGTACAAAACAATCATTCTACTAACTCAGTCAAACTATctcagtaaataaataatcatgCTACAGCCTGCTCCTGTCCAAAGGAAAAATTCTTCTACTTttgtttaaagatatttaaaactttatttttttcagaaaaccgAAGTAATTGATTCAACAATAATAACAGTTTGAGCATGCAGCAAATCATTTAACATCTAATGTTTAATCTTCTTATCATGATGTAGACAGTTTATTTTCATTCCGATAAAGTTCCCACAAGAAGAGTGTAGtgataataaatgtatttaattaaagGTACTTCAAATAGCACTACAGTACATCTTTGACAAAATTTTTACAATATTCCAACTTTCAATATGAAACAGCTTAAAAACGtgtgggcaaaaaaaaaatgtatagtagTATCATCTGGGCAAACAAAATCTAATAATCACACGAACACAACACTGTTAGGATTCTCTGTTAgggctgggaaaggagtatataaaTCATTAAGttcaaataaaattacataaatagcTTAGGAAAATCCCCAAATAGATAATTTCagacatattaaagaaaaaatcttgAACTTTTATTCTTGGAAAAGATGAACTAGTTGTCCTTTGCTTTTACCTAACAGAAATGTTCTTGTGTAAAGCAAATTCTATAAACCAGCATCTTACTTGCACTTGAGGAACATATCTCAAGAATAAAGAAATCACTCTTTAAAACATGACTCTCCTGTATGCTTGTAAATTGTTGGGATTTTATCTGTCCTGTTATGTTTAACCTCTGtgaatcaaacccaagtttctcaAAATTCACTTGTAAAAAGCAGCAGACCAACTTTTTCTCCACGCCCCACAAAGAGAGTTCTTACAGTGGGATGTAAAATTGTTCACTTGTCTATTTTAATAGAGGGCCTATCACCAAGTATATCTGAGTATGCTAGGATAAATACCCACCCATTCTTTTCACCTTAGAAAGATTATGGCTATTTTCTCTTATTACTAGGAAGTGTCATTCTTAAGGATTTTTAGAttagcttcatggcaaatagatatggaaacagtgacagattttattttgggggggttccaaaatcactgcaaatggtgactgcagccctgaaattaaaagatgcttgctccttggaagaaaagctatgaccaacttagaaagcatattaaaaagcagagacattactttgccaacaaaagtccaacTAGTCagagctacagtttttccagtagtcatgtacagatgtgagagctgggactataaagaaagctgagtgctgaagaattgatgcttttgaactgtggtgttggagaagactcttgagagtcccttggactgcaaggagatccaaccagtccatcctaaaggagatcagtcctgagtgctcactgcaaggaccgatgctgaaactgaaaccccaatactttggccacctgatgcaaagaactgactcactggaaaagaccctgatgctgggagacattgaaggcaggagaaggggataacagaggatgagatggttggatggcatcactgactcaacggacatgagtctgagcgagctccaggagttggtgatgtacagggaagcctggcatgctgcagtccatggggtctcaaagagttggacatgactgagcgactgaatggactgaaggatttttatttaaaatggcaAATATGAAGGACAATGTGTGATTATAACTCTTTCACAATTTgattaaatatttctcaaatcatGACAGAACTGTTTAGAATGACACTTTCAATTCCATAAAGATCTTATTTCTGTACAAGATTATTTTACCAATTAAAATAACAATTCATTAATGATCAAAATAACATTGTTTAGCATTAGAACCTTgcaaaaaacaggaataaaaactAGATCTAGTCACTGCCATTTGATTAAATTTAATAGATTTAGTTAAGTTATAGAATCACTCAATTAAAGAGGTTTAAAAGTAAGTTTACTAAAGTAAAAGTCTTGTGGAGATGGAATCTACAAGTGAGCCTTAAGTCTACTGCTATCAATTATGAAAAAGTATGTAGATGAATTACATTCATTCCTCTGAAAAGATGACACTACATTCACATCAACAAAAAGATTATGGCACTTGAACACTATTTAATGAGTAAACATGGTAAATGTACAGAGGTACATACTaggctctttcttccttttaaattttggaGGGAGATAACAGCAGGctgagcaaaacaaacaaacaaacaaaaacccaatcaCCCATAGAACAGGATGTGAAGTTACCAGAGTCCTAAGAAAAAAGCTTGGAAAAGACcaacaaaaataatgtttttatttcctcatctacCTTCACCTTTATTGGCTTtatattttttagcttttaagaaaaaatttcccGATGGAATTTGAACCATAGACCTAAAAtctatgaaataaatgaaatctagTCATGCTATCTGCTGCAGCTGAAAACCAATTTTTGCCTGTCTTTTGAGTATATATAAAAAGAGATCATGTCTTAAGGAATAATTCCTTCAAAAATTAGGCTGAATTATTTGTACCATGCCATAGATTTACAACATTTTCAATACAGCCAAAATATGTTAAAATGCTTGCTTTCTGACATCAAATCATATTTTTCCCTCTAAAAATTAATTCAGCTGCTCCTAAAACACTGTATTAAATGTCTATGTATCTTACCtctctgtatgcaggacaagcaACTGCTTATGAAATAATTCAATCTAATGCAGGCCTTttgataaaaatacattttaaatgatacagGCTAAAGAACAAGGTACCAGAGACACCACAAACTATCAGTGGTTCTGCCAGTTTCATAACTGAATTTAGGATACCCATTTTCTCTTGTGGTCATTCCTTAAAGTGAGTAAGTTGATGTCTCTTCCAGTGAGGAGCCTGTCTGAACGTTTTGCCACAAACTGAGCATTCAAATGGTTTCTGCCCTGCATGAATTAAATAGTGTCTTTCCAGTTTAGACGGGGATCTAAAACTTTTGGAACACACACTGCATTGGTAAAGAAGGCCATCATTCCTCTCGGCACGCCCTGCATAACTACAGTGACGACTATGACGGCTCTGCTCTGATTCCAGAAGTATGCTAGAGAGACAGGGCTCTCTGTTCCTACAGGGGGCACCAGGAATGAAGTCCTCTGATTCTGCCTTAACTTTTATTTCTGACATTTGATCTGACTCTGAGACCTTGTATTTTTGAAAACCAAGAGTCTGACATTGTTGGGAAGCACTGTAGCTAACATTATCACCCTGGTGAAAGAAAAGTTTGTTCAAATTTTCCAATTCTACTTGGCAAAGAGATTTTCTATAGGGAAGCTTATCAATATGAGTTAGTTTATGTCTTTTCAAGTGAGCTGACTGTCTAAAAGACTTCCCACAAACATTACAGCCAAAAGGCCTCTGTCCAGTATGAATTAAATAGTGTCTTTGTAGTTTAGACACAGAAGGAAACACTTTCTCACATTTGTCACAAGGACACATCTTATGTCCAGTATGTATGTTTCCACTTGGAACTGAAAAGCCACACTGGAGCACTTGACAGTTTTCAAAGAATTCCTCACCTGATGAACCATAGATAGATATGTCTTTTTTATGCATAGGATTATCCATACTTAACATGCTTTCTGGTGTAAGAATACCTTTTACGTTTTTCCCCATATGTTGGCTCTGGCAGTGCTTTTGCCAAGAAAACGGCAAagtcaatgttttctttttattgccaactGTCTTATATGTTCCATGCTTGCCAAGAGAACTCAGACATGTTCTCTGGGTTTGTTCAGGCCTCTGCTCACCAGAAATAAGATCACAATTTTTCatgaaagtgtttttaaatacttttttatcAGATCGAAAATTATCTAATTTCTTACCCCCAGCACGTTTAAGCTTAGCTAAGATTTTTTTAACAATGGTTTTATAGTTGCAGCTTCTTTTGAGCTTGCTTGGAATTTTGCCACTTCTGGCAGGAAAACACTTGTGTCCATTGAGAATCTGCTCTGATTCAAAACATTCTTCACACTCAGGACATTGAAAAGGGACAATATAAACAGAGTGGACATCAAGCTGATTATTCTCTTCAGATTTACCTATATCACCATTTTCAAAGCCATCCTGCTTTGCATTTAATTTATTAGGCAGGGAGCATGATTCTGAACTCTTCACCTTTaatgaaagagtctgaaaagtCTTATTCCTGGTATGGATTTGTTTATGCTTCAGAAGTTTGCTTTGAATCTTAAATCCTTTTTGACAGAAACAACACTGAAAAGGTCTTTCTTCTGAATGTGTGAGTTGGTGGATTTTTAAGTGAGTTGACTGTCGAAAAGACTTACTGCACAGGACACATTTAAAAGGCCTCTGACCAGTATGAATGAGAGCATGCCTATCAAGTTTTGACTGTGATGGAAACATCTTGCCACAGATTGTACACGCAtgaatatccttttttttctttgaagggCTGTATGTAGGATCAGACTTGGAGCATGGGTGTAATGCCCATCTCTCCTCGGGGGTAAAAGTATGATACATTCCATACACTGGCTTTTCTTGCTTGGCCTCCAACGGTCTTCTGACCTGCTTAACATCATTCTGGTACGTTTCATCGTGAAGCTGTTGGTGCTTCACAAATGTCTTCAGATTCTTAAAGTGGCGTTGACAAATACTACATTTAAAAGGCAGATTATGAGTTAGTTGATGTCTTTCCAGGTGAACTAGTTGCCTAAAGGTTTTATGACACACATCACATTCAAATGGCTTCTGACCAGTATGAATGAGATAATGCCTAGCTAATTTTGATGGTGTTTCAAAATGCTTGAAGCAAATATTGCAAATATATGGCCTGTTTCTGGGTAGCTTGTTGGCTGCTACACACTGCTGAatctttagcattttaaaattgttttcagccATCATATTCTTCAGTGATAAACTCTGATGAGCTCCATAGTGTTCTTAAAATCCACAGatgtctaaaaattaaaaataaaaatgtattaatttaaaattaattattcatgTGAAAAGAGATAATTTAAAATGTCCTTTGGCTAAAGATATTAAAGGAAATAGGGAACCTGAACTTTTCCTGTGTTTAACATTAAGTTAATAACCATTTTAGATACTTTAGAATCATTAAACTAATTTCACATATATAGAGAAATAAGGAGTCTtcaaaagaaatactttaaaatgtatataattttaagctGTATTTCTAATTAGTTGAGATAATACATTAAAGACACTGAGTTGgatttctgaatattaaataGACCTTTTAATTCCAATTTTCTTAGTTCACTATTAAGTAGACttgccattttaaaaaactggactAGAAAGGTAAAGACTGTAAGAAATATAATACTAAAAACAAGACAAGACATATCTGCATCCAATTATAGCACTCCTTGGATATGATCTGAGAATGGAATGTTTCAGTTATCAAAATTCTTAGCCACATTGTTAGTATATTTACACTAAATTACTTCTTTGGACCAACAAAGATAACACAAGACAACTGGAAGAAAATGTTCCAGGAAACCTGAATTTTAGTCCTGGATTTGCTACCATATGATCTTGGTGGCAAGAAGGAAATATATAGACTCCTCAGCTCTATGTCAGGGAAAGTGCCTCCTGGCCTGCCTACCACAATCAAGGTGTTGTGAGAAATCAATGGAGATGATGCATCTGAAGGTGTTGGAAAACTAAAGCAGTATATAAATGTAAGGTATTATTTAGCTCAACACTAATCAAACTTGAAAACTTAATCTACTTAATATTTTTAGGGTTTCTAACTAAGAGATAAACACACTAAATGtatagttctttttatttctcctttccacTTTATTGAAGAAGTCCTAAAAGACAAGTATAGAGGCAATAAGGTTGACACAGTGGCTATCTACATATTTATCTATGGCTCAGTAATAGCAGGTTGAGTACAGTTCACTTTCAGGCAATATAATTAATAGTTCATTTTTATCTTAAGagttattaaaaagacaaaaacacctTCCCTAATATGCCTCTGTGGGACACATGCAAAAGCTTGTGAGGAACTTTCACAACCATTTTATACCATATATTCCATCTGAAAAGCCAATTTTCTTCTCATCCTTCTTCTACTAATCCCTTTTCTTTAAATAAGGAAGTCAGAGATTATAAAAAGGTGTTCCAGCTCTCTCATCCTAAAAGTTGAGATAAgagactcacttttttttttgtcagctgACTTAGGGGAATATctgagcttccccggtggctcagatagtaaagaatctgcctgcaatgtgggagacttgggtttgatccttgggttgggaagatcccctggagaagggaacagcaccctactccagtatttttgcctggagaattccatggacagaggagcttggtgagctacagtccatggggccacaaagggtctgacacgaccaagcaactttcactttcacttttagtgaCCATCTGGCATATGTGCTGTATGCTATTATCTGTTTTTGTGTTTAAGATGTCTAGAAAACACCTTAAACACAAAATCTCAAATACACCCACTGTAGTGCTCTTCAGCAATGatgtaaaaataggaaaaaagtcaTTTATTGAGCAAATTATCTTCTTCTAGTTGTTTTATCACAGTGTTCTTCAATCTCCAAGTCACTATCCATTAATGGATTGTGAAATAAACTTAATGGGTCATGATCTGcatttttgtttaataaaatagGTTATAAAATATCAGATTACATAACATATGATAAGGACAGTGTTTTGTGAAACTTCTATAGGAAGAGATAAACTTTGTGAAACCTGTTCCCTTGCATATTTCTTCACACAGTAGACAGAGGAACCCACAACAAATCAATCACTTTATCCAAAAGTGGCCAAGTAATCCATTAGGTAAGACTGGGGCCCATAGGACAAGACAGGAGTTTCTAAGGATTACTAATTTTCTTCAATTGACCCAAATAACCCcaaaatattaccaaaaaattTAATTAGAGGTCAAAGGTAATATGGCACACAAAATAGTCTGACTGCAAGCCACtccattataaatttataaaatacacactATAACCCAGATATCCATGTTAGCAACAATCAGCTGTTGGTACTATTAGTATGCATTTTCACAACACTGAGTTAAGAGAAATTACAGGTGAACAGCCTCCATATCCCTAACGTGCTAACACAGCAGCAGTTATGAAGATTACAATTAGGTGAATTGGCCAAAATTTGGCAACTTATTTAATTCCTGTCAGGTAATCAGGTATTGAGGTGTCAATTAGGACAATGAGCCAAACTGCAAGTAATTAACAAATCTTTATTCACTTATGCAACAGTGCAAGCAAGAGGCTGAAAAAGCACTGGTCACCCAGTGGTCAATTAAACAGAACAACACTAGGTTAGGGTTAGGTAGATGCAGTGCACACAGTCATATCCCAGGGGAGGAGGCTGAAAAAAAAGGCTCCTGGCTCTTTATGGACCTGTGAGCC
This sequence is a window from Odocoileus virginianus isolate 20LAN1187 ecotype Illinois chromosome 6, Ovbor_1.2, whole genome shotgun sequence. Protein-coding genes within it:
- the ZNF770 gene encoding zinc finger protein 770, which produces MMAENNFKMLKIQQCVAANKLPRNRPYICNICFKHFETPSKLARHYLIHTGQKPFECDVCHKTFRQLVHLERHQLTHNLPFKCSICQRHFKNLKTFVKHQQLHDETYQNDVKQVRRPLEAKQEKPVYGMYHTFTPEERWALHPCSKSDPTYSPSKKKKDIHACTICGKMFPSQSKLDRHALIHTGQRPFKCVLCSKSFRQSTHLKIHQLTHSEERPFQCCFCQKGFKIQSKLLKHKQIHTRNKTFQTLSLKVKSSESCSLPNKLNAKQDGFENGDIGKSEENNQLDVHSVYIVPFQCPECEECFESEQILNGHKCFPARSGKIPSKLKRSCNYKTIVKKILAKLKRAGGKKLDNFRSDKKVFKNTFMKNCDLISGEQRPEQTQRTCLSSLGKHGTYKTVGNKKKTLTLPFSWQKHCQSQHMGKNVKGILTPESMLSMDNPMHKKDISIYGSSGEEFFENCQVLQCGFSVPSGNIHTGHKMCPCDKCEKVFPSVSKLQRHYLIHTGQRPFGCNVCGKSFRQSAHLKRHKLTHIDKLPYRKSLCQVELENLNKLFFHQGDNVSYSASQQCQTLGFQKYKVSESDQMSEIKVKAESEDFIPGAPCRNREPCLSSILLESEQSRHSRHCSYAGRAERNDGLLYQCSVCSKSFRSPSKLERHYLIHAGQKPFECSVCGKTFRQAPHWKRHQLTHFKE